The following are from one region of the Patescibacteria group bacterium genome:
- a CDS encoding type II toxin-antitoxin system HicB family antitoxin codes for MKSRQKHIYHFPVIIEKDEHGYYVGKVPSLKSCYTQAKTLPELYKRLHEVIELCIEVEQKLFKEPISQNEFIGVHQLEFRA; via the coding sequence ATGAAATCACGTCAAAAACATATCTATCACTTTCCTGTTATTATTGAAAAAGATGAGCATGGCTATTATGTAGGGAAAGTCCCTTCGCTGAAAAGCTGCTATACTCAAGCAAAGACACTGCCGGAACTCTATAAAAGACTTCATGAGGTTATTGAGCTCTGTATTGAAGTTGAGCAAAAATTATTCAAAGAACCTATTTCTCAAAATGAATTTATCGGCGTGCATCAACTTGAATTCCGCGCATAG
- a CDS encoding type II toxin-antitoxin system HicA family toxin, which yields MPPFVPISAKRMVKILVHLGFENIRIKGSHHFFLNPISGKTTTIPIHGNESLSIGILKEILRDIEISREEYEKLRRMV from the coding sequence ATGCCGCCCTTTGTTCCCATTTCTGCTAAGCGCATGGTAAAAATACTGGTTCATTTAGGCTTTGAAAATATTCGAATCAAAGGAAGTCATCATTTTTTTCTCAATCCTATTTCAGGAAAAACAACAACGATTCCCATTCATGGGAACGAATCCTTGAGTATAGGTATACTAAAAGAAATTCTTCGAGATATTGAAATCTCGAGAGAAGAATATGAAAAATTACGGAGAATGGTATAA